A single window of Rubripirellula lacrimiformis DNA harbors:
- a CDS encoding phage major capsid protein — translation MPYTDHQVSYMVDLGLPNDADETQCDVFVRGMNDFERAEFERVSDPVAPSPQSTPSDDPIVRDEIDDEPNGPAPIQRDPTPSPEDDQPITRAELARIEQQRTTDRQARHDAIARLQGDDVSRDVIERAYREDWPVERIAREFLESSRSQRPAAVDRAPAGHTRSAATHNTLQALQGGMLLRQGIDLDNQIFRNAGASAMLRRENVGATWLTRLNAAGTNVRRSEGTELDNFERARDESHRYANFSMFDFCREALTLAGRRMPEDRDDLIRSALSTAQLEAVFSTSVNMLILQAYMGIEDTTKGWCFETDVANFKKNERGRLTKGSGVKKLARGGKPTDITFSDETEEYAIARYAGKFIIDEQDIIDDTFGATSDHTTRELGELLAEIRPNLIYALLLSNPTMRDGVALFHADHGNLTASSAWGSDTYRAAKKKMVTQTENGRNIRNSLRHVIAPEELNFAVSQLLASVELRRDGGGDGSLQGTANPHRGTADPHFDPRLDTGVTDPDTGTAYAGSSSTWYGAAENGRNGIEVGYRRGTGRAPRMESFRLSGDDAYGMGWKGNLDIGVKAIDWRGLIKNVA, via the coding sequence ATGCCGTATACCGACCACCAAGTCTCCTACATGGTCGACCTCGGGTTGCCCAATGATGCCGATGAAACCCAGTGCGATGTCTTCGTCCGTGGGATGAATGACTTCGAGCGGGCCGAGTTTGAACGCGTCAGCGACCCGGTTGCCCCGTCTCCACAATCCACCCCGTCCGACGATCCGATCGTGCGAGACGAAATCGACGACGAACCGAACGGTCCAGCACCGATTCAGCGTGATCCGACGCCTAGCCCCGAAGACGATCAACCGATCACCCGGGCCGAACTGGCTCGCATCGAACAACAGCGGACCACCGATCGCCAGGCACGCCATGACGCGATCGCACGTTTGCAGGGCGACGATGTTTCGCGTGACGTGATCGAACGAGCCTATCGCGAAGACTGGCCCGTCGAACGCATCGCCCGCGAATTCTTAGAGTCGAGCAGATCGCAGCGACCTGCCGCCGTTGACCGTGCACCCGCCGGTCACACCCGATCCGCCGCGACGCACAACACGCTGCAGGCTTTGCAGGGTGGTATGTTGCTTCGCCAAGGCATCGATCTGGATAACCAGATCTTCCGCAACGCCGGTGCCTCGGCAATGCTTCGCCGCGAAAACGTCGGTGCGACCTGGTTGACCCGATTGAACGCTGCCGGCACGAACGTGCGACGCAGCGAGGGAACCGAGTTGGACAACTTCGAGCGGGCTCGCGATGAATCGCACCGCTACGCCAACTTCTCGATGTTCGACTTCTGCCGCGAAGCCCTGACGCTGGCCGGCCGTCGCATGCCCGAGGATCGCGACGACCTGATCCGATCGGCCCTGTCGACCGCTCAGTTGGAAGCCGTGTTCAGCACGTCTGTCAACATGCTGATTCTGCAGGCCTACATGGGCATCGAGGACACCACGAAAGGCTGGTGTTTCGAAACCGACGTCGCGAACTTCAAGAAGAACGAACGCGGCCGATTGACCAAGGGCAGCGGCGTCAAGAAGCTTGCCCGCGGTGGGAAGCCGACCGACATCACGTTTAGCGACGAGACCGAAGAATACGCGATCGCTCGCTATGCCGGTAAGTTCATCATCGATGAACAAGACATCATCGACGACACTTTCGGTGCGACCAGCGATCACACGACCCGCGAACTGGGCGAACTGCTCGCCGAGATCCGACCGAACCTGATCTACGCGTTGCTGCTTAGCAACCCAACGATGCGTGACGGTGTGGCTTTGTTCCACGCCGACCACGGAAACTTGACCGCCAGTTCGGCGTGGGGATCGGACACCTACCGAGCCGCCAAAAAGAAGATGGTCACGCAAACCGAGAACGGACGAAACATCCGCAACTCGCTGCGTCACGTTATCGCCCCGGAAGAACTGAACTTCGCCGTCAGCCAGCTGCTGGCATCGGTCGAACTGCGACGCGATGGCGGCGGCGACGGAAGCTTGCAAGGAACGGCCAACCCGCACCGCGGTACCGCCGATCCTCACTTCGACCCACGTTTGGACACCGGCGTCACTGATCCGGACACCGGCACCGCATACGCCGGTAGCTCCTCCACTTGGTACGGAGCGGCCGAGAACGGGCGAAACGGCATCGAGGTCGGCTACCGACGTGGCACCGGCCGGGCTCCGCGAATGGAATCCTTCCGCTTGTCGGGCGACGACGCCTACGGCATGGGATGGAAAGGCAACCTGGACATCGGCGTCAAGGCGATCGATTGGCGTGGCCTGATCAAGAACGTCGCGTAA
- a CDS encoding phage portal protein: MANASLSWSIDCSSSVPSAPVDVRQPEVTPDGLTVTRGWEAARTDRVNADHWKGANGDPIDHDLAFDLPTLRARSVHEYENNPNVEGVVGTHAVDLVGPDGPQLEVRSDNDAYNDRQESLWREWTELCDYNCEMGLPEIMALWTRQIWTHGSLLGQDATADPDTPGYDFPAKFRIHAISSDRLETPWHMHGNPNIAFGVKRTRSGRAEEYYISQPRNHGAWQIETGEFARIPARNIYHGFLKHFPDQTCGYPLLSSALPMIGELRDFDRSVLDAARMAADESGWFINLNPDGPKFANVDPVTGEDQGSFEVKHKRMTTRAAPPGWDRRNNEATHPMAEYVGFRKERMAEIGRAASIPLMLIRLDSSGHNYSSARFDHEYYIRHLQMWQSWMARRFLTPMIKTLATELHRSGALQRPPAGGVRYAFNFKPPPQVDPTKWRGEEKIGLANKTLTFAEACRRNNQQEDDVIASWVRTFNKLKASGLSDEQAAMFVNSWMGGKGTAGPSTGRGTGGATGIPNAARNNQA, from the coding sequence GTGGCTAATGCGTCGCTATCCTGGTCGATCGACTGTTCATCGTCGGTGCCCAGTGCACCGGTCGACGTTCGCCAGCCCGAGGTCACGCCCGACGGGCTGACCGTGACGCGTGGATGGGAAGCTGCTCGCACCGATCGCGTCAACGCCGACCACTGGAAAGGCGCCAACGGCGATCCCATTGACCACGACCTGGCCTTCGACTTGCCGACGCTACGAGCCCGCAGCGTCCACGAATACGAGAACAATCCCAACGTCGAAGGCGTCGTCGGCACGCACGCCGTTGACCTCGTTGGCCCCGACGGACCGCAGCTGGAAGTCCGCAGCGACAACGATGCTTACAACGATCGCCAGGAATCGTTGTGGCGTGAATGGACCGAACTGTGCGACTACAACTGCGAAATGGGCCTGCCCGAAATCATGGCCCTGTGGACCCGCCAAATCTGGACCCACGGTTCATTGCTGGGCCAGGACGCCACCGCAGATCCCGACACCCCGGGCTACGACTTCCCCGCCAAGTTCCGGATTCACGCGATCAGCAGCGATCGCCTGGAAACGCCCTGGCACATGCACGGCAACCCGAACATCGCGTTCGGCGTCAAACGCACCCGCAGCGGCCGGGCCGAAGAGTACTACATCTCACAGCCACGAAATCACGGCGCGTGGCAGATCGAGACGGGCGAGTTTGCACGCATCCCCGCCCGAAACATCTACCACGGGTTCCTGAAACACTTCCCCGATCAAACCTGTGGCTATCCGCTGCTGTCATCCGCACTGCCGATGATCGGCGAACTGCGAGACTTTGATCGATCCGTTCTGGACGCCGCACGGATGGCGGCTGATGAGTCCGGATGGTTCATTAACCTGAACCCCGACGGGCCGAAGTTCGCAAACGTCGATCCCGTAACCGGTGAGGATCAAGGGTCGTTCGAGGTCAAGCACAAACGCATGACCACGCGGGCCGCACCTCCCGGCTGGGATCGTCGAAACAACGAAGCCACGCATCCGATGGCGGAATACGTGGGGTTTCGCAAGGAACGCATGGCCGAGATCGGCCGAGCAGCTTCGATTCCGCTGATGCTGATCCGATTGGATTCCAGCGGCCACAACTACAGCAGCGCTCGATTCGATCACGAGTACTACATCCGCCACCTGCAGATGTGGCAATCCTGGATGGCTCGTCGATTCCTGACGCCCATGATCAAAACGCTGGCCACCGAACTGCATCGGTCCGGTGCATTGCAGCGACCGCCCGCCGGCGGCGTCCGGTACGCGTTCAACTTCAAACCACCGCCGCAAGTCGATCCGACCAAATGGCGAGGCGAGGAAAAGATCGGCCTGGCCAACAAGACGTTGACCTTCGCCGAAGCCTGCCGCCGCAACAACCAGCAAGAAGACGATGTGATCGCGTCCTGGGTCCGTACGTTCAACAAGCTAAAAGCGTCGGGTCTATCCGATGAACAGGCCGCCATGTTCGTCAACAGTTGGATGGGTGGCAAGGGAACCGCCGGCCCATCGACTGGACGTGGAACCGGCGGAGCCACCGGCATCCCCAACGCAGCCCGCAACAACCAAGCCTGA
- a CDS encoding ankyrin repeat domain-containing protein — protein sequence MGTQRNRKAHSYVVRNNRKRLRHLLGKHPELRTSCEAWIVAAAVLNNPGILTWLFQRGVSPDSRLSANGDTPLMLAVSLGDLPVMRTLLEHGADPNAENSDGDNAFLRAIREKQADAMRLLAEFGADFNHLDDSELWYIRDTNWSEGLAVLSELQITLPTSP from the coding sequence ATGGGAACACAACGCAATCGCAAAGCACACAGCTATGTAGTTCGCAACAACCGGAAACGTTTGCGACATCTGCTCGGAAAGCATCCGGAGCTGCGAACTTCCTGCGAAGCATGGATTGTCGCGGCAGCCGTGCTTAACAATCCCGGCATCCTCACCTGGCTTTTTCAACGTGGCGTTTCCCCCGATTCACGCTTGAGTGCCAACGGCGATACACCGCTCATGCTCGCTGTCAGCCTCGGTGATTTGCCTGTCATGCGAACGCTGCTAGAACACGGTGCCGACCCGAATGCCGAAAACTCGGATGGCGACAACGCGTTCTTGAGAGCCATCCGTGAAAAGCAAGCGGACGCCATGCGACTGCTGGCCGAATTCGGCGCGGACTTCAATCATCTTGACGACAGCGAACTCTGGTACATTCGAGACACGAACTGGTCCGAGGGCTTGGCCGTGCTTAGCGAGCTTCAAATCACGCTCCCAACATCTCCGTAA
- a CDS encoding terminase gpA endonuclease subunit — translation MPSTSVLQQEFASALRASQSHPPRSFRHWIEQEIIIPDGPYVGEAFRIERQPVHGLWIDQVDDPEWQDLVFTAVTQFGKSLLAHVFPILYHACELGQSVTWGLPNADMANTKWQQDFRPVLEASPTLRKLMPRSGSGSRNGSVKDDLMLANGSILHVQSVGESDSGKGGFTSPIGAVTEANAFSRSGGKSKEGDPLRQVRARARAYKRRMRRLYVEGTLTEDDALPWLLREDSTQSEIVSPCPHGCGFIAPDWDQLVGWQNARSEIEAARLSHWICPQCEKKITEKQRLKSLLDAVLLHRGQKIDKRGKVTGPRPETTRLWYHAKPWANLLLEPADIGAEEWSCEQIPEDTEERISAEKERAQFRWARTYRPPALDGELRIDRTGVAARAIELAHGILPNDVGLVSVGYDLGDHVGWFAVLCSRVNGSLHVPVYGQFDIHSDRARPDIAILSAMKEQLPFLRAGIAKAAGGSLRPHFVGVDVGHEQTAGWNFAKDRAVNPTQSLDQWVMPMRGRGETQMESRKYVCPKNTGSMIRMIDPDRLWYIEWVKKANAFEMHWDSDKFKFRVQQGLCLPVGTPGAISLHAGTKNVHSKLARHVTNERLVFEHVPGQKPRGRWHRFGNNHWFDCLAEAYVGLCRMGYQPPALPKQMADLDEQLATQETPAPDPQPTVDQAPISPNRKKINSWFQDQG, via the coding sequence ATGCCATCGACGTCCGTATTGCAACAAGAATTCGCGTCAGCGCTGCGGGCGAGTCAATCGCACCCGCCGCGTTCGTTTCGCCATTGGATCGAACAAGAAATCATCATTCCCGACGGACCCTACGTCGGAGAAGCCTTCCGCATCGAACGCCAACCGGTCCATGGCCTGTGGATTGACCAGGTCGACGATCCGGAATGGCAGGACCTAGTGTTCACGGCCGTCACCCAGTTCGGCAAATCGCTGCTGGCCCACGTGTTCCCGATCCTGTACCACGCGTGCGAACTCGGCCAATCCGTCACCTGGGGCCTGCCCAACGCCGACATGGCCAACACGAAGTGGCAGCAGGACTTTCGGCCCGTGCTGGAAGCATCGCCGACACTGCGAAAGCTGATGCCGAGAAGTGGATCCGGCAGTCGCAACGGTTCGGTCAAAGATGACTTGATGCTGGCCAACGGTTCAATCTTGCACGTCCAGTCGGTCGGCGAGAGCGATTCAGGCAAGGGCGGATTCACGTCGCCGATCGGGGCCGTGACCGAGGCCAACGCCTTCTCGAGATCCGGAGGCAAGAGCAAAGAGGGTGACCCGCTGCGACAAGTCCGTGCGCGAGCTCGCGCATACAAACGCCGAATGCGTCGTCTGTATGTCGAAGGCACTTTGACCGAAGACGATGCCCTGCCCTGGCTGTTGCGGGAGGACTCGACACAATCCGAGATCGTGTCCCCCTGCCCGCACGGGTGCGGGTTCATCGCCCCGGATTGGGACCAACTAGTCGGATGGCAGAACGCTCGCAGCGAGATCGAGGCGGCCAGGCTATCCCATTGGATCTGCCCCCAGTGCGAAAAGAAGATCACCGAGAAGCAACGCCTGAAATCGCTGCTGGATGCCGTCCTGCTGCACCGCGGGCAAAAGATCGACAAACGCGGCAAGGTAACCGGTCCGAGGCCAGAGACGACGCGTCTATGGTACCACGCCAAACCCTGGGCAAACTTGCTGCTGGAACCGGCTGACATCGGTGCGGAAGAATGGTCATGCGAACAGATTCCCGAGGACACCGAAGAACGCATCAGTGCCGAGAAAGAGCGTGCCCAGTTCCGATGGGCCCGCACGTACCGCCCGCCGGCACTCGACGGCGAACTGCGAATCGATCGGACCGGCGTCGCCGCTCGAGCGATCGAACTAGCCCATGGAATCTTGCCCAATGACGTGGGCCTGGTGTCCGTCGGGTATGACCTCGGCGACCACGTCGGCTGGTTCGCCGTGTTGTGCAGTCGCGTCAACGGATCGCTGCACGTTCCCGTATACGGGCAATTCGACATTCACAGCGATCGAGCCCGCCCAGACATCGCCATCTTATCGGCGATGAAAGAGCAGCTGCCGTTCCTTCGTGCCGGCATCGCCAAAGCCGCGGGTGGGTCGCTGCGTCCCCACTTCGTCGGCGTCGACGTCGGACACGAACAGACCGCTGGCTGGAACTTCGCCAAGGATCGCGCCGTCAACCCGACCCAGTCGCTGGATCAGTGGGTGATGCCGATGCGTGGTCGAGGCGAAACCCAGATGGAATCGCGGAAGTACGTTTGCCCCAAGAACACCGGGTCGATGATTCGGATGATCGATCCGGATCGACTGTGGTACATCGAATGGGTCAAAAAGGCGAACGCATTCGAAATGCACTGGGACAGCGACAAGTTCAAGTTCCGAGTCCAGCAGGGGCTTTGCCTGCCAGTCGGAACGCCAGGTGCAATCTCACTGCACGCCGGAACCAAGAACGTCCACTCCAAACTGGCCCGACACGTCACGAACGAACGTCTGGTGTTCGAGCACGTGCCTGGCCAAAAGCCACGCGGCCGTTGGCATCGATTCGGGAACAACCACTGGTTCGACTGTTTGGCGGAAGCCTACGTCGGACTTTGCCGAATGGGCTATCAGCCCCCAGCGTTGCCCAAACAGATGGCGGATCTGGACGAGCAGCTCGCGACGCAGGAAACACCGGCGCCGGATCCGCAGCCCACGGTCGATCAAGCACCCATCAGCCCGAACCGAAAGAAGATCAATTCGTGGTTCCAGGACCAAGGCTAA